A DNA window from Stenotrophomonas sp. 57 contains the following coding sequences:
- the htpX gene encoding protease HtpX, which yields MFTRIALFLATNFAVLILASIVMSLLGVSSNQMSGLLVMAAIFGFGGSLISLLLSKWMAKRSTGAVVITEPRNQTERWLLATVERQAKAAGIGMPEVAVYEGPEINAFATGANRNNALVAVSTGLLHNMSEDEAEAVLGHEIAHVANGDMITMALLQGVLNTFVIVLARVVGGIIDSALSGNREGGGRGFAYYIIVFVLEMVFGLFATMISMWFSRHREFRADAGGASLAGRQKMIAALERLQLNHGQSTLPTQIAAFGIAGSTAKKLFMSHPPLEERIAALRASTVA from the coding sequence ATGTTTACCCGCATTGCCCTGTTCCTGGCGACCAACTTCGCGGTCCTGATCCTCGCCAGCATCGTGATGTCGTTGCTGGGGGTCAGTTCGAACCAGATGAGTGGCCTGCTGGTCATGGCCGCGATCTTTGGCTTTGGTGGCTCCCTGATCTCGCTGCTGCTGTCCAAGTGGATGGCCAAGCGCTCCACCGGTGCGGTGGTGATCACCGAGCCGCGCAACCAGACCGAACGCTGGTTGCTGGCCACCGTCGAGCGCCAGGCCAAGGCGGCCGGCATCGGCATGCCCGAAGTGGCTGTGTACGAGGGCCCGGAGATCAATGCCTTCGCCACCGGCGCCAACCGCAACAACGCGCTTGTCGCGGTGTCCACCGGCCTGCTGCACAACATGAGCGAGGACGAGGCCGAAGCGGTGCTGGGCCACGAGATCGCCCACGTCGCCAACGGTGACATGATTACCATGGCGCTGCTGCAGGGTGTGCTGAACACCTTCGTGATCGTGCTGGCGCGCGTGGTGGGCGGCATCATCGACAGCGCGCTGTCGGGCAACCGCGAAGGCGGCGGCCGTGGCTTCGCCTACTACATCATCGTGTTCGTGCTGGAGATGGTGTTCGGCCTGTTCGCCACCATGATCTCGATGTGGTTCTCGCGCCACCGCGAGTTCCGCGCCGATGCAGGCGGTGCCTCGCTGGCTGGCCGCCAGAAGATGATCGCCGCGCTGGAGCGCCTGCAGTTGAACCACGGCCAGAGCACACTGCCGACCCAGATCGCCGCGTTCGGTATTGCCGGTTCGACGGCGAAGAAGCTGTTCATGAGCCACCCGCCGCTGGAAGAGCGCATCGCCGCGCTGCGGGCTTCGACGGTGGCGTAA
- a CDS encoding DUF1684 domain-containing protein, translated as MRYRGMGGLLAALVLVACSPATAPVPKVTEDPAYAATQQQWRVARYQDLTRPDGWTALVGLHWLQNKSHFVGSGATNGIRLAVGPDKLGLLRREGSQWWFTPEAGVDVSHDGQPVHGRIRVDTDKDPQPTLLAFDGGKGQLSIIRRGPRDALRVKHADAPARRDFAGLEYWPGGPDWQVQARFIPHSVGKTLPIVDITGLTTEMPNAGAVEFERDGRTWRLEAIGATGQPLFLIFADRTSGRGSYPAGRYLDTDAPAADGTVRIDFNHAYNPPCAFTAYATCPLAPPENRLDLRVEAGEKAYHLPEGEG; from the coding sequence ATGCGTTATCGGGGAATGGGCGGCCTGCTGGCCGCTTTGGTGTTGGTTGCCTGCAGCCCGGCGACAGCGCCGGTGCCGAAGGTCACTGAAGATCCGGCCTACGCGGCCACGCAGCAGCAATGGCGCGTGGCGCGCTACCAGGACCTGACCCGGCCTGATGGTTGGACGGCCCTGGTTGGCCTGCACTGGCTGCAGAACAAATCGCATTTCGTCGGCAGCGGCGCCACCAATGGCATCCGCCTGGCGGTCGGCCCGGACAAGCTGGGCCTGCTGCGCCGCGAGGGCAGCCAATGGTGGTTCACCCCCGAAGCCGGCGTCGATGTCAGCCATGATGGCCAGCCGGTGCACGGCCGCATCCGCGTCGACACCGACAAGGATCCGCAGCCGACGCTGCTGGCCTTCGACGGTGGCAAGGGCCAGCTAAGCATCATCCGGCGCGGGCCGCGTGATGCGCTGCGGGTCAAGCATGCCGATGCGCCGGCGCGCCGTGATTTCGCCGGGCTGGAGTACTGGCCGGGTGGCCCGGACTGGCAGGTGCAGGCGCGCTTCATCCCGCATTCGGTGGGCAAGACCCTGCCCATTGTCGACATCACCGGCCTGACCACCGAAATGCCCAATGCGGGCGCGGTCGAATTCGAACGCGACGGCCGCACATGGCGGTTGGAAGCGATCGGAGCCACCGGGCAGCCGCTGTTCCTGATCTTTGCCGACCGCACCAGCGGCCGTGGCAGTTATCCGGCCGGTCGCTACCTGGATACCGATGCGCCTGCTGCCGACGGCACGGTACGCATCGATTTCAACCATGCCTACAACCCGCCGTGTGCATTCACCGCCTATGCCACGTGCCCGCTGGCGCCGCCGGAAAACCGGTTGGATCTACGCGTGGAAGCGGGCGAGAAGGCCTACCACCTGCCTGAAGGAGAAGGCTGA
- the phbB gene encoding acetoacetyl-CoA reductase has translation MTSRVALVTGGTGGIGTAICQRLADQGHRVATNYRDEAKARAWQQAMAERGYSVSISPGDVSDPGSAEALVRAVEAELGPVEILVNNAGITRDTTFHRMRVDQWHDVINTNLNSVFNVTRPVIEGMRRRGWGRVIQISSINGLKGQYGQANYAAAKAGMHGFTISLARENAGFGITVNTISPGYVATDMVMAVPEDVRAKIVADIPTGRLGKPEEIAYGVSFLVAEEASWITGSNLDINGGHHMGW, from the coding sequence ATGACATCTCGCGTCGCACTGGTCACCGGCGGAACCGGCGGCATCGGTACCGCCATCTGCCAACGCCTGGCCGACCAGGGCCACCGGGTCGCCACCAATTACCGCGATGAGGCCAAGGCCCGCGCCTGGCAGCAGGCGATGGCCGAACGCGGTTACAGCGTGTCGATCTCCCCGGGCGATGTCTCCGATCCGGGCAGTGCCGAAGCACTGGTGCGTGCAGTCGAGGCCGAACTGGGCCCGGTCGAGATCCTGGTCAACAATGCCGGCATCACCCGCGACACCACCTTCCATCGCATGCGCGTGGACCAGTGGCACGATGTGATCAACACCAACCTCAATTCGGTGTTCAACGTCACCCGCCCGGTCATCGAAGGCATGCGCCGGCGGGGTTGGGGCCGGGTCATCCAGATCAGCTCGATCAACGGCCTGAAGGGCCAGTACGGGCAGGCCAACTACGCGGCCGCCAAGGCCGGCATGCACGGCTTCACCATCTCGCTGGCCCGCGAGAACGCCGGCTTCGGCATTACCGTCAACACCATTTCGCCCGGCTACGTGGCCACCGACATGGTGATGGCGGTGCCGGAAGACGTGCGCGCCAAGATCGTCGCCGACATTCCCACCGGGCGCCTCGGCAAGCCGGAGGAAATCGCTTACGGGGTGTCGTTCCTGGTGGCGGAGGAAGCCTCGTGGATCACCGGCAGCAACCTGGACATCAATGGCGGCCATCATATGGGTTGGTAA
- the phaR gene encoding polyhydroxyalkanoate synthesis repressor PhaR, with protein MAATRIIKKYPNRRLYDTEISSYITIEDVRQLILDGEDFEVRDAKSGDDLTRSVLLQIIADQEQDGEPMLSTQLLSQLIRFYGDSLQGFMGNYLERSMQVFLDQQQQFRQQMGNLLGQTPWAMMNQLTERNLELWQEFQRNMGTGFGGSRPGGTGTGTGNKPNEPGTGTGTGGKTRR; from the coding sequence ATGGCTGCGACCCGCATCATCAAGAAGTATCCGAACCGCCGTCTCTACGACACCGAGATCTCCAGCTACATCACCATCGAGGACGTGCGCCAGCTGATCCTGGACGGTGAAGACTTCGAAGTCCGCGACGCCAAGAGCGGCGACGACCTCACCCGTTCGGTCCTGCTGCAGATCATCGCCGACCAGGAACAGGACGGCGAACCGATGCTGTCCACCCAGCTGCTGAGCCAGCTGATCCGCTTCTACGGCGATTCGCTGCAGGGCTTCATGGGCAACTACCTGGAGCGCAGCATGCAGGTCTTCCTCGACCAGCAGCAGCAGTTCCGCCAGCAGATGGGCAACCTGCTGGGCCAGACCCCATGGGCGATGATGAACCAGTTGACCGAGCGCAACCTGGAACTGTGGCAGGAATTCCAGCGCAACATGGGCACCGGTTTCGGCGGCTCGCGCCCGGGTGGCACGGGTACCGGCACCGGCAACAAGCCCAACGAACCCGGTACGGGCACCGGCACCGGCGGCAAGACCCGTCGCTGA
- the gluQRS gene encoding tRNA glutamyl-Q(34) synthetase GluQRS, with translation MTSPIPCGRFAPSPTGLLHPGSLLAAFGSWLLARHHGGLWRLRVEDVDPPRTVPGAAEAQLQALAAFGLAHDGLIVWQSARGDAYQAALDVLLASDQAFVCHCSRSDLAASGGIHHRCVARQPRPDPAVRFRVLPGSVVAFDDGLRGPQQQDVHAEVGDFVLRRADGCWAYQLAVVVDDAAQGVTEVVRGADLLDSTARQILLQQALGLAVPRYWHLPLLLDAPGHKLSKSLAALPVDSSHPLPVLRQLWQLLGQAPEALEPAHDLDTLLAAARNAFDPARLPRTDILLPAGALSAPMLQNPPSPT, from the coding sequence ATGACCTCCCCTATTCCCTGCGGCCGCTTCGCGCCTTCGCCGACCGGCCTGCTCCACCCCGGATCCCTGCTCGCCGCCTTCGGCAGCTGGCTGCTTGCACGCCATCACGGAGGCCTCTGGCGGCTGCGGGTCGAAGACGTCGACCCACCGCGCACCGTGCCCGGTGCCGCCGAGGCACAGCTGCAGGCGCTGGCGGCATTCGGCCTGGCCCACGATGGCCTGATCGTCTGGCAGAGCGCGCGCGGCGACGCCTACCAGGCCGCGCTGGACGTGCTGCTCGCCAGCGACCAGGCCTTTGTCTGCCACTGCAGCCGCAGCGACCTGGCCGCCAGCGGCGGCATCCACCATCGCTGCGTGGCCCGGCAGCCGCGACCGGACCCGGCGGTCCGCTTCCGCGTGCTGCCCGGCAGCGTCGTGGCTTTCGACGATGGCCTGCGCGGTCCTCAGCAGCAGGATGTGCATGCCGAGGTCGGCGACTTCGTACTGCGCCGCGCCGATGGCTGCTGGGCCTACCAGCTGGCAGTCGTGGTCGATGACGCCGCGCAGGGCGTGACCGAAGTGGTGCGCGGTGCCGACCTGCTCGACTCCACGGCACGGCAGATCCTGCTGCAGCAGGCATTGGGGCTGGCAGTGCCGCGCTACTGGCACCTGCCGCTGCTGCTCGATGCCCCGGGCCACAAGCTGTCCAAGTCGCTGGCGGCGCTGCCAGTGGACAGTTCGCACCCGCTGCCCGTGCTGCGCCAGCTCTGGCAGCTGCTCGGCCAGGCACCTGAAGCGCTGGAACCTGCGCACGATCTGGATACGCTGCTGGCGGCCGCCCGCAATGCCTTCGACCCAGCGCGGCTGCCACGTACCGACATCCTGCTGCCAGCCGGCGCACTTTCCGCGCCGATGTTGCAGAATCCCCCTTCCCCCACCTGA
- a CDS encoding TraB/GumN family protein, which yields MTIRTLLRAAVLLVAFALAPLVAARTVQADTSGAAAKPPVPLLWKVTGPGDARLYLLGSFHLLKPQDYPLSPDVEQAFAASQRVVFELSPEDMQSPQLASRMVQTAVRTDGSELKRDLDAATWQKLQAFASENKLPLAQMQGMKPWFVGLSISVGQMQKMGLDPALGLDRHFMERAQKTGRKTAGLEDIDTQIGMLDGMTPQEQRQMLSEALDQAGKGDEQARQLHDAWRRGDERLLWTKMAAEMRQQYPQLYQRINTGRNDAWVPKLLPYLQAGQGGTLVVVGTLHLLGNDGVVEKLKAKGYKVERVCTGCKAKR from the coding sequence ATGACGATCAGAACCCTGTTGCGTGCCGCCGTTCTGTTGGTGGCCTTTGCGCTGGCACCACTGGTTGCCGCTCGTACCGTGCAAGCCGACACCTCTGGCGCAGCAGCAAAGCCGCCAGTGCCGCTGCTGTGGAAGGTGACCGGCCCGGGTGACGCGCGCCTGTACCTGCTGGGGTCATTCCACCTGCTGAAGCCGCAGGACTACCCGCTGTCGCCCGACGTCGAACAGGCCTTCGCGGCCTCGCAGCGGGTCGTGTTCGAACTGTCACCGGAAGACATGCAATCGCCGCAGCTGGCCAGCCGCATGGTGCAGACAGCGGTCCGCACCGATGGCAGCGAGCTCAAGCGTGATCTCGATGCCGCTACCTGGCAGAAGCTGCAGGCGTTTGCATCCGAGAACAAGCTGCCGTTGGCGCAGATGCAGGGCATGAAGCCCTGGTTCGTCGGCCTGAGCATTTCGGTCGGGCAGATGCAGAAGATGGGCCTGGACCCGGCACTGGGCCTGGACCGTCACTTCATGGAGCGCGCACAGAAGACCGGCCGCAAGACTGCGGGGCTGGAAGACATCGACACCCAGATCGGCATGCTCGACGGCATGACCCCGCAGGAGCAGCGGCAGATGCTGTCCGAGGCGCTGGATCAGGCGGGCAAGGGCGATGAGCAGGCGCGCCAGCTGCACGATGCCTGGCGGCGCGGCGATGAGCGTCTGTTGTGGACGAAGATGGCCGCGGAAATGCGCCAGCAGTACCCGCAGCTGTACCAGCGCATCAACACCGGCCGCAACGATGCCTGGGTGCCGAAGCTGCTGCCGTACCTGCAGGCCGGGCAGGGTGGCACGCTGGTGGTGGTCGGTACGCTGCACCTGCTTGGCAACGATGGCGTGGTCGAGAAGCTGAAGGCCAAAGGCTACAAGGTTGAACGCGTGTGCACGGGGTGCAAGGCGAAGCGTTGA